One genomic segment of Phyllopteryx taeniolatus isolate TA_2022b chromosome 12, UOR_Ptae_1.2, whole genome shotgun sequence includes these proteins:
- the cfap91 gene encoding cilia- and flagella-associated protein 91 isoform X3 — protein sequence MTAVTRTVPEPVDAKVVKRERVYDYLYEPIYFVSSEVDHVKSSFKTFKERVRKLPEFESMFSNGRVTFRLDPADPLPLSVDRRWRGNAEQRQQALQELAGFIPSIQPLMKTREVCQPSGADRWKYFKRPLLPYVQQIPLIGNRDGYHQDELEASGRHHAEGVPTHFTVAVQTDYRESEAQTDPYSPDYVLRAGAAPSELLAVASFTWERGLPASFEEVEMIERARARRVWEARLPTLDDPNLLRKRRRMMEEMEAREWAFREGKIQKLQDARLAVLGEMLQQKDRAQVTLTKDRLNHIYSKLLKEKESKLHKVDKDHMRSMRKLEAKRRNMEEKIKQLGTCKDYTVYSSLTCASRACGDNFAVKKTQSHEIQRLETYDGLLNRVQRPADAFLKQQKKFTKPKLNTSKVIIKPPESRRSILLDKYKDLKDDISKFLVKKEKPAARPVTPTVEEPPQGEEEKELAVIHLQKLLRGRSIQTEIFTSKENHLDLIKELRTAHALRAEEQQMQRADKEMVVALKAERDKQRLQRSRGEARHAAAVGAELEYVFDTLSKELIRLQEERRIHAFTLLAERERLRREAEESGRRQAEERRRREDDQIFREVVKVHQETVDLYFEDIILDTMEITADQQAREEIRRVAKEVNDIAYAIEESSRNNLQSEEIVSELVYGFLIPEVEKIRVRQRVHERQRRHLLAVRSIVEGNAEPQIAASTMGTPQVTRPSEVAARQVLDDALLPGLSGAK from the exons atgacagCTGTCACTCGCACCGTTCCCGAGCCTGTTGACGCTAAAGTTGTCAAACGGGAGCGCGTGTATGACTACTTGTATG AGCCCATATATTTCGTTTCTTCTGAGGTCGACCATGTCAAGTCCAGTTTTAAGACCTTTAAGGAGCGAGTT AGAAAATTGCCAGAGTTTGAATCCATGTTCAGCAATGGGAGGGTCACCTTTCGTCTGGACCCCGCCGATCCGCTGCCGCTTTCCGTGGACCGCCGTTGGCGTGGCAATGCGGAACAACGACAGCAGGCCCTACAGGAATTGGCTGG ATTTATTCCAAGTATCCAGCCCTTGATGAAAACAAGAGAAGTGTGTCAGCCGAGCGGAGCTGACCGctggaaatattttaaaag GCCTCTCCTTCCATATGTGCAACAGATTCCGCTGATTGGGAATCGTGATGGTTATCATCA AGATGAGTTGGAAGCCAGTGGCAGACATCACGCTGAGGGCGTTCCCACCCACTTTACAGTGGCAGTGCAGACAGACTACAGGGAGAGCGAAGCGCAGACGGACCCGTACAGTCCCGACTATGTGCTTCGCGCTGGCGCCGCCCCTTCAGAGCTGCTGGCGGTGGCGTCTTTCACttggg AGCGAGGTCTGCCCGCAAGCTTTGAAGAAGTGGAAATGATCGAGCGGGCGCGCGCCAGACGGGTGTGGGAGGCAAGGCTGCCCACACTCGACGACCCGAATCTTCTGCGTAAAAGGAGGCGCATGATGGAGGAAATGGAAGCTCGAGAGTGGGCCTTCAGAGAAGGAAAAATACAGAA GCTGCAGGACGCTCGTCTGGCCGTGCTGGGGGAGATGCTGCAGCAGAAGGACCGGGCCCAGGTGACCTTGACCAAGGACAGACTCAACCACATCTACTCCAAGCTGCTCAAGGAGAAGGAGAGCAAGCTGCACAAGGTGGACAAGGACCACATGCGAT CAATGAGGAAGCTGGAGGCCAAGCGGAGGAACATGGAGGAGAAAATCAAGCAGCTGGGCACGTGTAAAGACTACACGGTGTACTCCTCTTTGACGTGCGCCTCGAGGGCATGCGGCGACAACTTCGCCGTCAAGAAAACACAGAGTCACGAAATCCAACGCCTGGAGACATACGACG GCTTACTGAATCGAGTGCAGAGACCCGCTGACGCGTTTCTTAAGCAGCAAAAGAAATTCACCAAACCCAAACTCAACACGAGCAAGGTCATCATCAAGCCCCCCGAGAGCAGAAGAAGCATTCTGTTGGACAAATACAAG GACCTGAAAGACGATATTTCCAAATTTCTCGTCAAGAAGGAAAAGCCTGCTGCTCGTCCTGTCACTCCCACTGTGGAGGAGCCTCCGCAG ggggaagaggagaaggagctgGCAGTCATCCATTTGCAGAAACTCCTGAGGGGAAGAAGCATCCAAACGGAG ATATTCACGAGCAAAGAGAACCACTTGGACCTCATCAAGGAGCTGAGGACGGCCCACGCCCTGCGAGCAGAGGAGCAGCAGATGCAAAGGGCCGACAAAGAGATGGTCGTGGCCCTCAAAGCGGAGAGAGACAAGCAGCGGCTCCAG CGGTCCCGCGGGGAGGCTCGACACGCCGCCGCCGTGGGCGCCGAGCTGGAGTACGTGTTCGATACCCTGTCCAAGGAGCTGATCCGTCTGCAGGAGGAGCGCCGCATCCACGCCTTCACGCTGCTGGCCGAGCGGGAGCGTCTGCGGCGCGAGGCCGAGGAGAGCGGCAGGAGGCAGGCGGAGGAACGCCGCCGCAGGGAGGACGACCAGATCTTCAGAGAA GTGGTGAAGGTCCACCAGGAGACGGTGGACTTGTACTTTGAGGACATCATCCTGGATACCATGGAGATCACAGCAGACCAGCAAGCCCGAGAGGAGATCCGCAGGGTGGCCAAGGAGGTCAACGACATCGCCTACGCCATCGAGGAGAG CAGCCGCAACAACCTTCAGTCGGAGGAGATCGTGTCGGAGTTGGTCTACGGCTTCCTGATTCCTGAAGTAGAGAAGATCAGAGTCCGGCAGAGAG TGCACGAGAGGCAGCGCAGGCACCTGCTGGCGGTGCGCAGCATCGTGGAGGGCAACGCCGAGCCGCAGATCGCGGCGAGCACCATGGGCACACCGCAGGTGACGCGCCCCTCCGAAGTGGCCGCCCGGCAGGTCCTGGACGATGCGCTGCTCCCGGGTCTCAGCGGAGCCAAGTAG
- the cfap91 gene encoding cilia- and flagella-associated protein 91 isoform X4: MTAVTRTVPEPVDAKVVKRERVYDYLYEPIYFVSSEVDHVKSSFKTFKERVRKLPEFESMFSNGRVTFRLDPADPLPLSVDRRWRGNAEQRQQALQELAGFIPSIQPLMKTREVCQPSGADRWKYFKRPLLPYVQQIPLIGNRDGYHQDELEASGRHHAEGVPTHFTVAVQTDYRESEAQTDPYSPDYVLRAGAAPSELLAVASFTWERGLPASFEEVEMIERARARRVWEARLPTLDDPNLLRKRRRMMEEMEAREWAFREGKIQKLQDARLAVLGEMLQQKDRAQVTLTKDRLNHIYSKLLKEKESKLHKVDKDHMRSMRKLEAKRRNMEEKIKQLGTCKDYTVYSSLTCASRACGDNFAVKKTQSHEIQRLETYDGLLNRVQRPADAFLKQQKKFTKPKLNTSKVIIKPPESRRSILLDKYKDLKDDISKFLVKKEKPAARPVTPTVEEPPQGEEEKELAVIHLQKLLRGRSIQTEIFTSKENHLDLIKELRTAHALRAEEQQMQRADKEMVVALKAERDKQRLQRSRGEARHAAAVGAELEYVFDTLSKELIRLQEERRIHAFTLLAERERLRREAEESGRRQAEERRRREDDQIFREVVKVHQETVDLYFEDIILDTMEITADQQAREEIRRVAKEVNDIAYAIEESRNNLQSEEIVSELVYGFLIPEVEKIRVRQRVHERQRRHLLAVRSIVEGNAEPQIAASTMGTPQVTRPSEVAARQVLDDALLPGLSGAK, translated from the exons atgacagCTGTCACTCGCACCGTTCCCGAGCCTGTTGACGCTAAAGTTGTCAAACGGGAGCGCGTGTATGACTACTTGTATG AGCCCATATATTTCGTTTCTTCTGAGGTCGACCATGTCAAGTCCAGTTTTAAGACCTTTAAGGAGCGAGTT AGAAAATTGCCAGAGTTTGAATCCATGTTCAGCAATGGGAGGGTCACCTTTCGTCTGGACCCCGCCGATCCGCTGCCGCTTTCCGTGGACCGCCGTTGGCGTGGCAATGCGGAACAACGACAGCAGGCCCTACAGGAATTGGCTGG ATTTATTCCAAGTATCCAGCCCTTGATGAAAACAAGAGAAGTGTGTCAGCCGAGCGGAGCTGACCGctggaaatattttaaaag GCCTCTCCTTCCATATGTGCAACAGATTCCGCTGATTGGGAATCGTGATGGTTATCATCA AGATGAGTTGGAAGCCAGTGGCAGACATCACGCTGAGGGCGTTCCCACCCACTTTACAGTGGCAGTGCAGACAGACTACAGGGAGAGCGAAGCGCAGACGGACCCGTACAGTCCCGACTATGTGCTTCGCGCTGGCGCCGCCCCTTCAGAGCTGCTGGCGGTGGCGTCTTTCACttggg AGCGAGGTCTGCCCGCAAGCTTTGAAGAAGTGGAAATGATCGAGCGGGCGCGCGCCAGACGGGTGTGGGAGGCAAGGCTGCCCACACTCGACGACCCGAATCTTCTGCGTAAAAGGAGGCGCATGATGGAGGAAATGGAAGCTCGAGAGTGGGCCTTCAGAGAAGGAAAAATACAGAA GCTGCAGGACGCTCGTCTGGCCGTGCTGGGGGAGATGCTGCAGCAGAAGGACCGGGCCCAGGTGACCTTGACCAAGGACAGACTCAACCACATCTACTCCAAGCTGCTCAAGGAGAAGGAGAGCAAGCTGCACAAGGTGGACAAGGACCACATGCGAT CAATGAGGAAGCTGGAGGCCAAGCGGAGGAACATGGAGGAGAAAATCAAGCAGCTGGGCACGTGTAAAGACTACACGGTGTACTCCTCTTTGACGTGCGCCTCGAGGGCATGCGGCGACAACTTCGCCGTCAAGAAAACACAGAGTCACGAAATCCAACGCCTGGAGACATACGACG GCTTACTGAATCGAGTGCAGAGACCCGCTGACGCGTTTCTTAAGCAGCAAAAGAAATTCACCAAACCCAAACTCAACACGAGCAAGGTCATCATCAAGCCCCCCGAGAGCAGAAGAAGCATTCTGTTGGACAAATACAAG GACCTGAAAGACGATATTTCCAAATTTCTCGTCAAGAAGGAAAAGCCTGCTGCTCGTCCTGTCACTCCCACTGTGGAGGAGCCTCCGCAG ggggaagaggagaaggagctgGCAGTCATCCATTTGCAGAAACTCCTGAGGGGAAGAAGCATCCAAACGGAG ATATTCACGAGCAAAGAGAACCACTTGGACCTCATCAAGGAGCTGAGGACGGCCCACGCCCTGCGAGCAGAGGAGCAGCAGATGCAAAGGGCCGACAAAGAGATGGTCGTGGCCCTCAAAGCGGAGAGAGACAAGCAGCGGCTCCAG CGGTCCCGCGGGGAGGCTCGACACGCCGCCGCCGTGGGCGCCGAGCTGGAGTACGTGTTCGATACCCTGTCCAAGGAGCTGATCCGTCTGCAGGAGGAGCGCCGCATCCACGCCTTCACGCTGCTGGCCGAGCGGGAGCGTCTGCGGCGCGAGGCCGAGGAGAGCGGCAGGAGGCAGGCGGAGGAACGCCGCCGCAGGGAGGACGACCAGATCTTCAGAGAA GTGGTGAAGGTCCACCAGGAGACGGTGGACTTGTACTTTGAGGACATCATCCTGGATACCATGGAGATCACAGCAGACCAGCAAGCCCGAGAGGAGATCCGCAGGGTGGCCAAGGAGGTCAACGACATCGCCTACGCCATCGAGGAGAG CCGCAACAACCTTCAGTCGGAGGAGATCGTGTCGGAGTTGGTCTACGGCTTCCTGATTCCTGAAGTAGAGAAGATCAGAGTCCGGCAGAGAG TGCACGAGAGGCAGCGCAGGCACCTGCTGGCGGTGCGCAGCATCGTGGAGGGCAACGCCGAGCCGCAGATCGCGGCGAGCACCATGGGCACACCGCAGGTGACGCGCCCCTCCGAAGTGGCCGCCCGGCAGGTCCTGGACGATGCGCTGCTCCCGGGTCTCAGCGGAGCCAAGTAG
- the cfap91 gene encoding cilia- and flagella-associated protein 91 isoform X2, which yields MTAVTRTVPEPVDAKVVKRERVYDYLYEPIYFVSSEVDHVKSSFKTFKERVRKLPEFESMFSNGRVTFRLDPADPLPLSVDRRWRGNAEQRQQALQELAGFIPSIQPLMKTREVCQPSGADRWKYFKRPLLPYVQQIPLIGNRDGYHQDELEASGRHHAEGVPTHFTVAVQTDYRESEAQTDPYSPDYVLRAGAAPSELLAVASFTWERGLPASFEEVEMIERARARRVWEARLPTLDDPNLLRKRRRMMEEMEAREWAFREGKIQKLQDARLAVLGEMLQQKDRAQVTLTKDRLNHIYSKLLKEKESKLHKVDKDHMRSMRKLEAKRRNMEEKIKQLGTCKDYTVYSSLTCASRACGDNFAVKKTQSHEIQRLETYDGLLNRVQRPADAFLKQQKKFTKPKLNTSKVIIKPPESRRSILLDKYKDLKDDISKFLVKKEKPAARPVTPTVEEPPQASSRLSLITDNSRSRLFNCRVALQGEEEKELAVIHLQKLLRGRSIQTEIFTSKENHLDLIKELRTAHALRAEEQQMQRADKEMVVALKAERDKQRLQRSRGEARHAAAVGAELEYVFDTLSKELIRLQEERRIHAFTLLAERERLRREAEESGRRQAEERRRREDDQIFREVVKVHQETVDLYFEDIILDTMEITADQQAREEIRRVAKEVNDIAYAIEESRNNLQSEEIVSELVYGFLIPEVEKIRVRQRVHERQRRHLLAVRSIVEGNAEPQIAASTMGTPQVTRPSEVAARQVLDDALLPGLSGAK from the exons atgacagCTGTCACTCGCACCGTTCCCGAGCCTGTTGACGCTAAAGTTGTCAAACGGGAGCGCGTGTATGACTACTTGTATG AGCCCATATATTTCGTTTCTTCTGAGGTCGACCATGTCAAGTCCAGTTTTAAGACCTTTAAGGAGCGAGTT AGAAAATTGCCAGAGTTTGAATCCATGTTCAGCAATGGGAGGGTCACCTTTCGTCTGGACCCCGCCGATCCGCTGCCGCTTTCCGTGGACCGCCGTTGGCGTGGCAATGCGGAACAACGACAGCAGGCCCTACAGGAATTGGCTGG ATTTATTCCAAGTATCCAGCCCTTGATGAAAACAAGAGAAGTGTGTCAGCCGAGCGGAGCTGACCGctggaaatattttaaaag GCCTCTCCTTCCATATGTGCAACAGATTCCGCTGATTGGGAATCGTGATGGTTATCATCA AGATGAGTTGGAAGCCAGTGGCAGACATCACGCTGAGGGCGTTCCCACCCACTTTACAGTGGCAGTGCAGACAGACTACAGGGAGAGCGAAGCGCAGACGGACCCGTACAGTCCCGACTATGTGCTTCGCGCTGGCGCCGCCCCTTCAGAGCTGCTGGCGGTGGCGTCTTTCACttggg AGCGAGGTCTGCCCGCAAGCTTTGAAGAAGTGGAAATGATCGAGCGGGCGCGCGCCAGACGGGTGTGGGAGGCAAGGCTGCCCACACTCGACGACCCGAATCTTCTGCGTAAAAGGAGGCGCATGATGGAGGAAATGGAAGCTCGAGAGTGGGCCTTCAGAGAAGGAAAAATACAGAA GCTGCAGGACGCTCGTCTGGCCGTGCTGGGGGAGATGCTGCAGCAGAAGGACCGGGCCCAGGTGACCTTGACCAAGGACAGACTCAACCACATCTACTCCAAGCTGCTCAAGGAGAAGGAGAGCAAGCTGCACAAGGTGGACAAGGACCACATGCGAT CAATGAGGAAGCTGGAGGCCAAGCGGAGGAACATGGAGGAGAAAATCAAGCAGCTGGGCACGTGTAAAGACTACACGGTGTACTCCTCTTTGACGTGCGCCTCGAGGGCATGCGGCGACAACTTCGCCGTCAAGAAAACACAGAGTCACGAAATCCAACGCCTGGAGACATACGACG GCTTACTGAATCGAGTGCAGAGACCCGCTGACGCGTTTCTTAAGCAGCAAAAGAAATTCACCAAACCCAAACTCAACACGAGCAAGGTCATCATCAAGCCCCCCGAGAGCAGAAGAAGCATTCTGTTGGACAAATACAAG GACCTGAAAGACGATATTTCCAAATTTCTCGTCAAGAAGGAAAAGCCTGCTGCTCGTCCTGTCACTCCCACTGTGGAGGAGCCTCCGCAGGCCAGTTCACGCCTTTCATTAATAACCGATAATTCTAGGTCACGCCTCTTTAATTGTCGCGTTGCTCTCCAGggggaagaggagaaggagctgGCAGTCATCCATTTGCAGAAACTCCTGAGGGGAAGAAGCATCCAAACGGAG ATATTCACGAGCAAAGAGAACCACTTGGACCTCATCAAGGAGCTGAGGACGGCCCACGCCCTGCGAGCAGAGGAGCAGCAGATGCAAAGGGCCGACAAAGAGATGGTCGTGGCCCTCAAAGCGGAGAGAGACAAGCAGCGGCTCCAG CGGTCCCGCGGGGAGGCTCGACACGCCGCCGCCGTGGGCGCCGAGCTGGAGTACGTGTTCGATACCCTGTCCAAGGAGCTGATCCGTCTGCAGGAGGAGCGCCGCATCCACGCCTTCACGCTGCTGGCCGAGCGGGAGCGTCTGCGGCGCGAGGCCGAGGAGAGCGGCAGGAGGCAGGCGGAGGAACGCCGCCGCAGGGAGGACGACCAGATCTTCAGAGAA GTGGTGAAGGTCCACCAGGAGACGGTGGACTTGTACTTTGAGGACATCATCCTGGATACCATGGAGATCACAGCAGACCAGCAAGCCCGAGAGGAGATCCGCAGGGTGGCCAAGGAGGTCAACGACATCGCCTACGCCATCGAGGAGAG CCGCAACAACCTTCAGTCGGAGGAGATCGTGTCGGAGTTGGTCTACGGCTTCCTGATTCCTGAAGTAGAGAAGATCAGAGTCCGGCAGAGAG TGCACGAGAGGCAGCGCAGGCACCTGCTGGCGGTGCGCAGCATCGTGGAGGGCAACGCCGAGCCGCAGATCGCGGCGAGCACCATGGGCACACCGCAGGTGACGCGCCCCTCCGAAGTGGCCGCCCGGCAGGTCCTGGACGATGCGCTGCTCCCGGGTCTCAGCGGAGCCAAGTAG
- the cfap91 gene encoding cilia- and flagella-associated protein 91 isoform X1, which translates to MTAVTRTVPEPVDAKVVKRERVYDYLYEPIYFVSSEVDHVKSSFKTFKERVRKLPEFESMFSNGRVTFRLDPADPLPLSVDRRWRGNAEQRQQALQELAGFIPSIQPLMKTREVCQPSGADRWKYFKRPLLPYVQQIPLIGNRDGYHQDELEASGRHHAEGVPTHFTVAVQTDYRESEAQTDPYSPDYVLRAGAAPSELLAVASFTWERGLPASFEEVEMIERARARRVWEARLPTLDDPNLLRKRRRMMEEMEAREWAFREGKIQKLQDARLAVLGEMLQQKDRAQVTLTKDRLNHIYSKLLKEKESKLHKVDKDHMRSMRKLEAKRRNMEEKIKQLGTCKDYTVYSSLTCASRACGDNFAVKKTQSHEIQRLETYDGLLNRVQRPADAFLKQQKKFTKPKLNTSKVIIKPPESRRSILLDKYKDLKDDISKFLVKKEKPAARPVTPTVEEPPQASSRLSLITDNSRSRLFNCRVALQGEEEKELAVIHLQKLLRGRSIQTEIFTSKENHLDLIKELRTAHALRAEEQQMQRADKEMVVALKAERDKQRLQRSRGEARHAAAVGAELEYVFDTLSKELIRLQEERRIHAFTLLAERERLRREAEESGRRQAEERRRREDDQIFREVVKVHQETVDLYFEDIILDTMEITADQQAREEIRRVAKEVNDIAYAIEESSRNNLQSEEIVSELVYGFLIPEVEKIRVRQRVHERQRRHLLAVRSIVEGNAEPQIAASTMGTPQVTRPSEVAARQVLDDALLPGLSGAK; encoded by the exons atgacagCTGTCACTCGCACCGTTCCCGAGCCTGTTGACGCTAAAGTTGTCAAACGGGAGCGCGTGTATGACTACTTGTATG AGCCCATATATTTCGTTTCTTCTGAGGTCGACCATGTCAAGTCCAGTTTTAAGACCTTTAAGGAGCGAGTT AGAAAATTGCCAGAGTTTGAATCCATGTTCAGCAATGGGAGGGTCACCTTTCGTCTGGACCCCGCCGATCCGCTGCCGCTTTCCGTGGACCGCCGTTGGCGTGGCAATGCGGAACAACGACAGCAGGCCCTACAGGAATTGGCTGG ATTTATTCCAAGTATCCAGCCCTTGATGAAAACAAGAGAAGTGTGTCAGCCGAGCGGAGCTGACCGctggaaatattttaaaag GCCTCTCCTTCCATATGTGCAACAGATTCCGCTGATTGGGAATCGTGATGGTTATCATCA AGATGAGTTGGAAGCCAGTGGCAGACATCACGCTGAGGGCGTTCCCACCCACTTTACAGTGGCAGTGCAGACAGACTACAGGGAGAGCGAAGCGCAGACGGACCCGTACAGTCCCGACTATGTGCTTCGCGCTGGCGCCGCCCCTTCAGAGCTGCTGGCGGTGGCGTCTTTCACttggg AGCGAGGTCTGCCCGCAAGCTTTGAAGAAGTGGAAATGATCGAGCGGGCGCGCGCCAGACGGGTGTGGGAGGCAAGGCTGCCCACACTCGACGACCCGAATCTTCTGCGTAAAAGGAGGCGCATGATGGAGGAAATGGAAGCTCGAGAGTGGGCCTTCAGAGAAGGAAAAATACAGAA GCTGCAGGACGCTCGTCTGGCCGTGCTGGGGGAGATGCTGCAGCAGAAGGACCGGGCCCAGGTGACCTTGACCAAGGACAGACTCAACCACATCTACTCCAAGCTGCTCAAGGAGAAGGAGAGCAAGCTGCACAAGGTGGACAAGGACCACATGCGAT CAATGAGGAAGCTGGAGGCCAAGCGGAGGAACATGGAGGAGAAAATCAAGCAGCTGGGCACGTGTAAAGACTACACGGTGTACTCCTCTTTGACGTGCGCCTCGAGGGCATGCGGCGACAACTTCGCCGTCAAGAAAACACAGAGTCACGAAATCCAACGCCTGGAGACATACGACG GCTTACTGAATCGAGTGCAGAGACCCGCTGACGCGTTTCTTAAGCAGCAAAAGAAATTCACCAAACCCAAACTCAACACGAGCAAGGTCATCATCAAGCCCCCCGAGAGCAGAAGAAGCATTCTGTTGGACAAATACAAG GACCTGAAAGACGATATTTCCAAATTTCTCGTCAAGAAGGAAAAGCCTGCTGCTCGTCCTGTCACTCCCACTGTGGAGGAGCCTCCGCAGGCCAGTTCACGCCTTTCATTAATAACCGATAATTCTAGGTCACGCCTCTTTAATTGTCGCGTTGCTCTCCAGggggaagaggagaaggagctgGCAGTCATCCATTTGCAGAAACTCCTGAGGGGAAGAAGCATCCAAACGGAG ATATTCACGAGCAAAGAGAACCACTTGGACCTCATCAAGGAGCTGAGGACGGCCCACGCCCTGCGAGCAGAGGAGCAGCAGATGCAAAGGGCCGACAAAGAGATGGTCGTGGCCCTCAAAGCGGAGAGAGACAAGCAGCGGCTCCAG CGGTCCCGCGGGGAGGCTCGACACGCCGCCGCCGTGGGCGCCGAGCTGGAGTACGTGTTCGATACCCTGTCCAAGGAGCTGATCCGTCTGCAGGAGGAGCGCCGCATCCACGCCTTCACGCTGCTGGCCGAGCGGGAGCGTCTGCGGCGCGAGGCCGAGGAGAGCGGCAGGAGGCAGGCGGAGGAACGCCGCCGCAGGGAGGACGACCAGATCTTCAGAGAA GTGGTGAAGGTCCACCAGGAGACGGTGGACTTGTACTTTGAGGACATCATCCTGGATACCATGGAGATCACAGCAGACCAGCAAGCCCGAGAGGAGATCCGCAGGGTGGCCAAGGAGGTCAACGACATCGCCTACGCCATCGAGGAGAG CAGCCGCAACAACCTTCAGTCGGAGGAGATCGTGTCGGAGTTGGTCTACGGCTTCCTGATTCCTGAAGTAGAGAAGATCAGAGTCCGGCAGAGAG TGCACGAGAGGCAGCGCAGGCACCTGCTGGCGGTGCGCAGCATCGTGGAGGGCAACGCCGAGCCGCAGATCGCGGCGAGCACCATGGGCACACCGCAGGTGACGCGCCCCTCCGAAGTGGCCGCCCGGCAGGTCCTGGACGATGCGCTGCTCCCGGGTCTCAGCGGAGCCAAGTAG